In the genome of Cryptomeria japonica chromosome 8, Sugi_1.0, whole genome shotgun sequence, one region contains:
- the LOC131064730 gene encoding uncharacterized protein LOC131064730 → MGDIKERKDAEYYTVEKPLLNDHGVEREVMKKRPQPPYGGDYAKSIVYAGLDAIVTSFSLVAAISGLHMPAVEVLVLGFSNLVADGISMGFGDFLSSITERDLAASEREVTEWDVRYNLPPQVTQLVATYQSLGMDHQDAATVVEIFSKYTDIMVGQKLATQKGILPPGEGECAWKNGVVTFVAFLAFGCTPLLSFLILIPFTENVYLKFGGACLLAALALILLGLAKAKISGHNYVTSVLMALFNGGLAAAAAYFIGWTLRNILGLQD, encoded by the exons ATGGGGGACATCAAAGAAAGAAAGGATGCAGAATATTACACAGTGGAAAAACCTTTGCTTAATGATCATGGAGTAGAAAGAGAAGTAATGAAGAAGAGACCCCAACCCCCCTATGGAGGAGACTATGCCAAGAGCATTGTTTATGCTGGTCTTGACGCCATTGTCACTTCTTTCTCCTTGGTTGCTGCCATTTCAGGCCTCCATATGCCCGCTG TGGAAGTTTTGGTGTTGGGATTTTCAAATCTGGTGGCGGATGGAATATCCATGGGATTTGGGGATTTTCTGTCGAGTATTACAGAGAGAGATTTGGCTGCCAGCGAAAGAGAGGTTACAGAGTGGGATGTGCGCTATAATCTGCCTCCTCAGGTCACACAGCTTGTAGCCACTTATCAGTCTCTTGGGATGGACCATCAAGATGCCGCCACT GTTGTGGAGATATTTTCCAAGTACACTGACATAATGGTGGGCCAAAAATTGGCTACCCAAAAGGGAATCTTGCCTCCTGGTGAAGGAGAATGTGCATGGAAAAATGGAGTGGTGACATTTGTGGCATTCCTGGCATTTGGATGCACTCCTCTGCTTTCTTTTCTGATTCTTATTCCATTTACAGAGAATGTTTATCTGAAGTTTGGAGGGGCCTGTCTTCTTGCTGCATTAGCTCTTATTCTTCTTGGCCTGGCCAAAGCCAAAATCTCAGGGCATAACTATGTTACATCTGTGTTAATGGCTCTCTTCAATGGAGGACTTGCTGCAGCTGCAGCATATTTCATTGGATGGACTCTCAGAAATATTCTTGGCCTTCAAGACTAG